A segment of the Campylobacter anatolicus genome:
ATTAAAGTTATGCCAAAAAATGCCAAAAATAAGGCAAACACACTAAATTTACTAAGCCTCTCTTTTAAGATAATGACACCTATGAATGTAAGTCAGAAAATTTGTAAACTATTTAAAAGAGTCGAAATACCAGGACCTATGGCATAAATACTCTCGTGCCAAAGTGCTAGGTCATATGCTAAGAATACGCCTGAAAGTAGGGCTAGGAATATTACTTTTTTAGAGTGTGGTAAGGATTTGTATCTTAATTTCATAATGATGAAAAATATAATTCCAGCGATAAAAAGTCTCCAAAATGCTACAGAGTAAGCACCAAGAGAGATCTTTGCTACAATAACACTACCAAGCCCAAAAAGTATGCAACCAAGAACTAAACCAAAGGACGCTTCGCGTTCATTTAGTTTTTTATTTATAAATTTCATCAACCAAATTATCTAAAAACTCATCTGGGTTAAACTTAACCAGATCGTCTATGCTTTCACCAACACCGATATAAAGTATCGGTAGCTCAAGCTCACGAGCCACACCAAATAATGCACCACCCTTTGGTGTGCCATCAAGCTTCGTGATAATGACCCCATCAAGGCTAACTATATCGTTAAACGCTTTTGCCTGTGCGACACCAGCATTTCCTTGTGTGCCATCTAAGATTAAAATTTTTCTATGTGGAGCTTTTTCATAAGCCTTTTGACTTATTCGCACGATTTTGCTTAGCTCATTTGCTAAATTTGTCTGATTTTGCAGACGCCCTGCAGTATCGAGTATGACGCAGTCTATCCCCTTTGCAAGAGCAGAACTAATAGTGTCAAATGCGACAGCAGAAGGGTCATGTCCTTGTTGGGTGGATACTATCGGCACGTTTAGTCTTATTGACCATTGGCGAAGCTGCTCTATCGCTCCTGCACGAAATGTATCACAAGCTCCTAGTATCACGCTCTTGCCATTTATTTTATATAAATTTGCTATTTTTGCGATAGTTGTAGTTTTGCCTGCCCCATTTACGCCTAAAATAAGATCAACAAATGGCTTGTCTGGCTCTATAATCCGTTCTTTTTCGTAGATGAAGTAGCTACTCATCACACGACGTAAGTCATCGCGTTTGACTTCGTTTTGTGGCGGTAGATAGTAGATGATCTCTTCGATAATCTCATATGGTACATCTGCTTCTAGTAAAATTTCTTCTAAAATTTCTTTGCTTATATTTTTAGAAGTTTTTACTCCTGTCATTGCCCCAAAGGTGCGTTCAAATCCTCTTTTGATAAGGTCTATCATTTTATTGCCTTTAAAATATCGCTTTCTAGCATCTCCTCAGGAACTAAGCCTTTATAACCTATGACGTATTCGCCTTTAACATTATACATTATAGATGATGGCAATCCATCTACGCCACCGACAGCTTTTTCTAGTATATAGTTTGCATCACCGACTGAAATGTCATATTTTATATTATAGGTTTTAGCAAATTCCAATATCTCTGCATCACTTTTATTTTCGAGTAATATTGCAATGATATTTAAATCCTCTTTAAATTTTTCACTTAGATTGTTTAGGTGCGGTATCTCAGCTTTGCACGGTGGACACCAAGTCGCGAAAAATACAAATAAAGTCGCCTTTTTTTCGGTGTCACCTTCATAGTTTATATCAAAATTATCGCCATTTTGTTGCAGTGCTACCTTTTTACCATTTAAAAGCGTTAGTTCAAATTTTTTATTTTGAATCTCATTTTTTTTTGCTTGTATCGTGTTGCTTTCTGTTAGATTTTGATTTTCGCTCTTGCTTGTGTCAAAATTTTGTGAGTTTTCACTATTTTTATCGCATCCAACGAGGGTAATTAGACATAAAAATGTTATAATGCTCAATTTAAATTTCATAATATTTTCCTTTTTAAGATTTTTAGAAAATTATACAAAAGATTAATAAAATGAGTGTTAAACTAGATAAAAAAGAATTTAGAAAAGTTGCCCTTAAAACTATAAAAAGATCTACTAAAAATAGTGCAAAGTGTAGCAATTACAGTATTTTAAACACTCTTGAGCGACTTATCAAATTTAGCAATTCACATAAAATTTTACTATACATACCACTTAAATATGAGGTTGATGTGTGTAAAATAAAGCGAAAACTATCAAAAAAATGTCAGTTTTTTGCCCCTTTTATGGTAGGACTTAGCTTAAAAATGGTAAGATTACGAATGCCATTTTTAGTTTCTAAATTCAATGTTAAACAACCGCTTGGCATAAAGCGAAGTGATGTGCGACTAGATATGGCAGTAGTTCCAGTTCTTGGAGTTGATGGGGCTATGGCTAGAGTAGGGCACGGCAAAGGTTTTTATGATAGATTTTTTAGTTCGTTGCCATATCGCCCAAAGATGATAGTTTTTGTTCAGGCAAAAGATTTTTATATCGAACAAATAATTACGCAAGAGCACGATGTTTGTGGCGAATTTTATATAACTCCTAGACAAAATTATATTAAACGAGGAATATATGATAGAAGTTTTAATAGGCTTAGGAGCCGGTGTGGTGGGCGTTGGAGCAGGGTATGCGTATGCAAAAAAGATAAATGATGCAAATTATAATATCTTTTTAGAGCAGGCAAAGGCAAAGGCAAAGGCGATAGAGTATGAGGCTGAATTAACACTTAAAAACTCAAAAATTTCAGTGCAAGAAGCCGAGTTTGAAGCAAAAAAACGCTATGACGATAAAACTACAAAACTACAAAAAGAATATAATCAAAAATTTGATGAGCTAAATAAAAAAGAGCAAATTTTGCTAAATGAGCAAGAAATTTTAAATGAAAATAAAAATAATCTCGAGCGAGATAGAAGTGAAGCAAGACTAACTTATGAAGAGGGATTAAAATTAAAAGCTACCTATCAAAATAAAGTCCAAGAGGCGTTAAAAGTTTTAGAACATGCGGCTGGACTTACAGAAGAAGAGGCACGTGAGCTAGTGCTTAAAAAAGTAGAAGAGAAGTCTCGTGCGGATATCGCTCACATCGTAAGAAAACACGAAGAGGAGGCTAGGCGTGAGAGCAAAAAAAGAGTGAATTACATCCTGGCTCAAGCGACTTCACGTTTTGCTGGTGAATTTGCTGCCGAGCGTCTAATAAATGTTGTAAACATCAAAAACGATGAATTAAAAGGTCGTATAATAGGCAAAGAGGGACGTAATATAAAGACTCTTGAGATGGTACTTGGCGTTGATATTATCATTGATGATACGCCACATGCAATCATACTAAGTAGCTTTAATCTATACCGCCGTGCGATAGCTACACGTGTTATTGAACTTTTAGTAGATGATGGTCGCATACAACCAGCTCGTATAGAGGATTTGCATAAAAAAGTAACAGAGGAGTTTGAGCAAAGCATTCAAGAAGAGGGTGAAAATATCCTTATAGACTTAGGTATAAATAAAATTCATCCAGAGATTGTAAAGCTTATAGGAAAGCTTAAATTTAGAGCTAGTTACGGACAAAATGCCCTAGCACATAGCTTAGAAGTGGCTCATCTTGCAGGCATTATAGCAGCTGAGACTGGCGGAGATGAAAAATTGGCAAAAAGAGCAGGTATACTTCATGATATCGGCAAAGCTTTAACGCACGAATACGAGGGAAGCCACGTTGATTTAGGTGCTGAAATTTGCAAACGATATAAAGAACATCCTATCGTTATAAATGCTATTTATGCCCATCACGGACATGAAGAAGCTATGAGTATTGAGAGTGCTGCAGTATGTGCGGCAGATACTCTTAGTGCTGCTCGTCCTGGTGCAAGACGTGAAGTTTTAGAGAGCTTTTTAAAGCGCGTTGAAGAGATAGAAAATATTGCAAAAAGTAAAGATGGCATAAAGCAAGCTTATGCTATAAATGCTGGTCGTGAGATACGTGTCATCGCAAACGCAAAGCTTATAAATGACGATGAAGCGGTGCTTGTAGCAAAAGAGATTGCGCAAGAGATAGAGGATAAAGTGCAATATCCTGGTGAGATAAAAGTAAATGTTATACGTGAGACACGTGCGATTGATTATGCAAAGTAGGGTGAAAAATGATGAAAAAATTTATTATTTGGTTGTGTTTAACTGTAGTTTCGTTTGCTAGTGAAGAGTTGGTATTAAGCTCGGCAAATTCGTTTGTAACGACAATGCGAGTAAATTCTAAAGCCCCAATAAAAGATCTTTTACAAAGCTCAAAAGCTATTATTGTATTTCCGAGTGTGAAAAAAGTCGGCTTTGTCGTCGGCGGTATGGGTGGCGATGGCGTGATGATCGTAGGTGATATGAGCTCTCCAAGCGAGATAGTTTCAGTCAGTATTAGTGGCGGAAGCCTGGGGCTTCAGTTAGGATACGAAGATAGTTC
Coding sequences within it:
- the ftsY gene encoding signal recognition particle-docking protein FtsY; this encodes MIDLIKRGFERTFGAMTGVKTSKNISKEILEEILLEADVPYEIIEEIIYYLPPQNEVKRDDLRRVMSSYFIYEKERIIEPDKPFVDLILGVNGAGKTTTIAKIANLYKINGKSVILGACDTFRAGAIEQLRQWSIRLNVPIVSTQQGHDPSAVAFDTISSALAKGIDCVILDTAGRLQNQTNLANELSKIVRISQKAYEKAPHRKILILDGTQGNAGVAQAKAFNDIVSLDGVIITKLDGTPKGGALFGVARELELPILYIGVGESIDDLVKFNPDEFLDNLVDEIYK
- a CDS encoding TlpA family protein disulfide reductase — encoded protein: MKFKLSIITFLCLITLVGCDKNSENSQNFDTSKSENQNLTESNTIQAKKNEIQNKKFELTLLNGKKVALQQNGDNFDINYEGDTEKKATLFVFFATWCPPCKAEIPHLNNLSEKFKEDLNIIAILLENKSDAEILEFAKTYNIKYDISVGDANYILEKAVGGVDGLPSSIMYNVKGEYVIGYKGLVPEEMLESDILKAIK
- a CDS encoding 5-formyltetrahydrofolate cyclo-ligase; amino-acid sequence: MSVKLDKKEFRKVALKTIKRSTKNSAKCSNYSILNTLERLIKFSNSHKILLYIPLKYEVDVCKIKRKLSKKCQFFAPFMVGLSLKMVRLRMPFLVSKFNVKQPLGIKRSDVRLDMAVVPVLGVDGAMARVGHGKGFYDRFFSSLPYRPKMIVFVQAKDFYIEQIITQEHDVCGEFYITPRQNYIKRGIYDRSFNRLRSRCGGRWSRVCVCKKDK
- the rny gene encoding ribonuclease Y; translated protein: MIEVLIGLGAGVVGVGAGYAYAKKINDANYNIFLEQAKAKAKAIEYEAELTLKNSKISVQEAEFEAKKRYDDKTTKLQKEYNQKFDELNKKEQILLNEQEILNENKNNLERDRSEARLTYEEGLKLKATYQNKVQEALKVLEHAAGLTEEEARELVLKKVEEKSRADIAHIVRKHEEEARRESKKRVNYILAQATSRFAGEFAAERLINVVNIKNDELKGRIIGKEGRNIKTLEMVLGVDIIIDDTPHAIILSSFNLYRRAIATRVIELLVDDGRIQPARIEDLHKKVTEEFEQSIQEEGENILIDLGINKIHPEIVKLIGKLKFRASYGQNALAHSLEVAHLAGIIAAETGGDEKLAKRAGILHDIGKALTHEYEGSHVDLGAEICKRYKEHPIVINAIYAHHGHEEAMSIESAAVCAADTLSAARPGARREVLESFLKRVEEIENIAKSKDGIKQAYAINAGREIRVIANAKLINDDEAVLVAKEIAQEIEDKVQYPGEIKVNVIRETRAIDYAK
- a CDS encoding EamA family transporter; the encoded protein is MKFINKKLNEREASFGLVLGCILFGLGSVIVAKISLGAYSVAFWRLFIAGIIFFIIMKLRYKSLPHSKKVIFLALLSGVFLAYDLALWHESIYAIGPGISTLLNSLQIF
- a CDS encoding lipid-binding SYLF domain-containing protein, translated to MKKFIIWLCLTVVSFASEELVLSSANSFVTTMRVNSKAPIKDLLQSSKAIIVFPSVKKVGFVVGGMGGDGVMIVGDMSSPSEIVSVSISGGSLGLQLGYEDSSLVLFVLKDSLVNDIKNSKLTINANASFVFGNIGRRADKISDFKFSSDIYAYATNDGFFAGASFGGAVISVKDESLKQSGYAYEQLINATSKF